A single window of Senegalia massiliensis DNA harbors:
- a CDS encoding ornithine aminomutase subunit alpha, whose translation MKREDDFKQRRKHLENLSEKELENKFWELAEKIMDPIVELAEKNTTPSIERSVVMRMGFSSIESKAIVEGVMDRGLMGKGAGNVIYKLSKDQDLDIRETGLKLLDGELWDRAIEVFNGGESHES comes from the coding sequence ATGAAAAGAGAAGATGATTTTAAACAAAGAAGAAAGCATTTAGAAAATCTATCTGAAAAAGAATTAGAAAATAAATTTTGGGAGTTAGCAGAAAAAATAATGGATCCAATAGTGGAGTTAGCAGAAAAAAACACTACTCCATCAATAGAGAGATCTGTAGTAATGAGAATGGGATTTTCTAGTATAGAATCAAAAGCAATAGTTGAAGGAGTAATGGATAGAGGTCTAATGGGAAAAGGAGCAGGAAATGTAATATATAAGCTATCAAAAGATCAAGATTTAGATATAAGAGAAACAGGTCTTAAGCTATTAGATGGTGAATTATGGGATAGAGCAATAGAAGTATTTAACGGAGGTGAAAGTCATGAATCTTAA
- the nrdR gene encoding transcriptional regulator NrdR: MICPYCEYYETKVVDSRPTEEGHAIRRRRECSKCNKRFTTYEKIEEIPIVVIKKDGTRQPYNRNKVLNGIIRACEKRPVSVEQMEKIVNDIEKSISNSMEKEISTTKIGQMIMEKLKDKDEVAYVRFASVYRQFKDINTFMDELKKLLDEK, translated from the coding sequence ATGATATGCCCTTATTGCGAATATTATGAGACTAAAGTTGTAGATTCTAGACCTACAGAAGAAGGACATGCTATAAGAAGACGTAGAGAGTGTTCTAAATGTAATAAAAGATTTACAACTTATGAAAAAATTGAAGAAATACCTATTGTAGTGATTAAAAAAGATGGAACTAGACAACCATATAATAGAAATAAAGTTTTAAATGGTATTATTAGAGCCTGTGAAAAAAGACCTGTGTCTGTTGAGCAAATGGAAAAAATAGTAAATGACATTGAGAAATCTATTAGTAATTCTATGGAAAAAGAGATATCCACTACAAAAATAGGTCAAATGATTATGGAAAAGTTAAAGGATAAAGATGAAGTAGCTTATGTACGGTTTGCTTCAGTATATAGACAGTTTAAAGATATTAATACTTTTATGGATGAATTAAAAAAATTACTTGATGAAAAGTAA
- the oraE gene encoding D-ornithine 4,5-aminomutase subunit OraE has product MNLKPNERLDIKELLKDLDKYRPRRRGWQWRKGTGEKRKIGQFEYYDTAENLDRSQSLPSAHYFNDIDPQPTNVITTEIASGRFEDDIRRMRMAAWHGADHLMVIRTAGQSHFDGLIEGTPQGIGGIPITRKQVRAQRKALDIIEDEVGRPINYHSYVSGVAGPEIAVMFAEEGVNGAHQDPQYNVLYRNINMIRSFVDAANAKKVMAWAGIVQIDGAHNANATAREAWKVMPELMVQHALNSIFSVKAGMKKEDIALSTVPPTAPPAPSMRLDLPYAVALRELFREYKMRAQQNTKYMGSSTREATVTHTLNLLISKLTRAEIQSTITPDEGRNVPWHIYNIEGTDTAKQALVGMDGLMEMIELKRDKGELADKVRELKERAILFMEEILEAGGYFKAVEEGFFVDSGEYPERNGDGIARKMDGGIGRGTIFERDEDYMAPVTAFFGYNNVEQYNKDAKDDPSKLIDGDTFKDPDKIIYIDELDENDNVNLRLAETEELRESSKIKPEMEWKGDGIVQTTLFLPVDERTAEFAAIEVGKKMGLLDVEMIHKEVMQQAEGTRVEIKGRVPFAIDLDELVIPPKPQVMTEDEIREEINNNPMTIVAGTVGEDEHSVGLREIIDIKHGGIEKYGIDVHYLGTSVPVEKLVDAAIELNADAILASTIISHDDVHYKNMKNIHDLAIEKGIRDKLVILAGGTQVTPEIAEKNGMDAGFGRGTKGIHVATALVKERRKKNEN; this is encoded by the coding sequence ATGAATCTTAAACCAAATGAAAGATTAGATATAAAAGAATTACTAAAAGATTTAGATAAATATAGACCACGAAGAAGAGGATGGCAGTGGAGAAAAGGAACTGGAGAAAAAAGAAAAATAGGACAATTTGAATATTATGATACAGCAGAAAATTTAGATAGGAGTCAATCTTTACCATCTGCTCATTATTTTAATGATATAGATCCACAACCTACAAATGTAATTACTACAGAAATAGCATCTGGTAGATTTGAAGATGATATTAGAAGAATGCGTATGGCAGCGTGGCATGGAGCAGATCATTTGATGGTAATTAGAACTGCAGGACAAAGTCATTTTGATGGTTTAATTGAAGGAACACCACAAGGTATAGGTGGAATACCAATTACTAGAAAACAAGTTAGAGCACAAAGAAAAGCTTTAGATATAATAGAAGATGAAGTTGGAAGACCAATAAATTATCATTCTTATGTAAGTGGTGTAGCAGGACCTGAAATAGCAGTTATGTTTGCAGAGGAAGGTGTAAATGGCGCCCATCAGGATCCACAATATAATGTTCTTTATAGAAATATAAATATGATCAGATCATTTGTAGATGCTGCAAATGCAAAAAAAGTAATGGCGTGGGCTGGAATAGTTCAAATAGATGGAGCTCATAATGCAAATGCTACTGCAAGAGAAGCATGGAAAGTTATGCCAGAATTAATGGTTCAACATGCATTAAATTCAATCTTTTCTGTAAAAGCAGGAATGAAAAAAGAAGATATTGCATTATCAACAGTTCCTCCAACTGCACCACCAGCACCAAGTATGAGACTTGATTTACCATATGCTGTTGCATTAAGAGAGTTATTTAGAGAATATAAGATGAGAGCTCAACAAAATACAAAATATATGGGATCTTCTACGAGGGAAGCAACTGTAACTCATACTTTAAATTTATTAATATCAAAATTAACACGTGCTGAAATACAATCTACAATTACTCCTGATGAAGGTAGAAATGTACCATGGCATATATATAATATAGAAGGAACAGATACAGCAAAACAAGCTCTTGTAGGTATGGATGGCTTGATGGAAATGATAGAACTTAAAAGGGACAAAGGTGAACTTGCTGATAAAGTAAGAGAATTAAAAGAAAGAGCTATATTATTTATGGAAGAAATATTAGAAGCAGGTGGATACTTTAAAGCTGTAGAAGAAGGTTTCTTTGTAGATTCTGGAGAATATCCTGAAAGAAATGGAGATGGAATTGCAAGAAAAATGGATGGAGGTATCGGAAGAGGTACTATATTTGAGAGAGATGAAGATTATATGGCACCAGTAACTGCATTCTTTGGGTATAATAATGTAGAGCAGTACAATAAAGATGCAAAAGATGACCCTTCAAAATTAATTGATGGAGATACATTTAAAGATCCTGATAAAATAATTTATATAGACGAGCTAGATGAAAATGATAATGTTAATTTAAGACTTGCTGAAACAGAAGAATTAAGAGAGTCTTCAAAAATCAAACCAGAAATGGAATGGAAAGGTGACGGAATAGTACAAACTACTTTATTCTTACCTGTAGATGAAAGAACTGCTGAATTTGCAGCTATAGAAGTAGGGAAAAAGATGGGATTACTTGATGTTGAAATGATTCATAAAGAAGTTATGCAACAAGCAGAAGGTACAAGAGTAGAAATAAAAGGTAGAGTACCATTTGCTATTGATTTAGATGAATTAGTAATCCCTCCAAAGCCTCAGGTTATGACTGAAGATGAAATAAGGGAAGAGATCAATAATAACCCAATGACAATAGTTGCAGGTACAGTTGGTGAAGATGAACACTCTGTAGGACTTAGAGAAATCATTGACATAAAACATGGTGGAATAGAAAAATATGGAATAGATGTACACTATCTTGGAACTTCAGTTCCTGTAGAAAAACTTGTAGATGCCGCTATAGAATTAAATGCAGATGCAATACTTGCTTCTACAATTATTAGTCATGATGATGTTCATTATAAAAACATGAAAAATATTCATGATTTAGCAATAGAAAAAGGTATACGTGATAAATTAGTAATACTTGCAGGAGGTACACAAGTAACACCAGAAATTGCTGAAAAGAATGGAATGGATGCAGGTTTTGGTAGAGGTACTAAAGGAATCCATGTAGCTACAGCTTTAGTAAAAGAGAGAAGGAAAAAAAATGAAAATTAA
- the folD gene encoding bifunctional methylenetetrahydrofolate dehydrogenase/methenyltetrahydrofolate cyclohydrolase FolD — translation MKIINGREVSNNIREDLQIKINELKEKGIVPGLSVIIVGENPASQSYVRSKDKACKKLGMKSEVHSLDKDVSESELLDLIEKLNNDDTIHGILVQLPLPQHIDEKKVIEKISIEKDVDGFHPINAGKLLVGEDTFIPCTPHGIIKLIESNDIDVEGKRVVVLGRSNIVGKPISLLLLQKNATVTICHSRTKNLKEITKEADILVAAIGKANFVKRDMVKKGATVIDVGINRVDGKLAGDVDFEDVKETVGHITPVPGGVGPMTITMLIYNTVKSAMKVKGGK, via the coding sequence TTGAAAATTATAAATGGAAGAGAAGTTTCAAATAATATAAGAGAAGACTTACAGATTAAAATAAATGAACTCAAAGAAAAAGGTATTGTTCCAGGCCTTTCAGTAATAATAGTTGGAGAGAATCCTGCATCTCAGTCCTATGTAAGAAGTAAAGATAAAGCATGTAAAAAGTTAGGAATGAAATCTGAAGTTCACTCCTTAGATAAAGATGTTTCAGAAAGTGAATTATTAGATTTGATTGAGAAATTAAATAATGACGACACAATACATGGAATATTAGTACAATTACCATTACCTCAACATATAGATGAAAAAAAAGTAATTGAGAAAATATCTATTGAAAAAGATGTAGATGGATTTCATCCTATAAATGCAGGAAAATTACTTGTAGGAGAAGATACATTCATCCCTTGTACTCCTCATGGGATAATTAAACTTATAGAAAGTAATGACATTGATGTTGAAGGAAAAAGAGTAGTTGTACTAGGTAGAAGTAATATTGTAGGAAAACCAATTTCATTATTATTGTTACAAAAAAATGCTACAGTTACAATATGTCATTCTAGAACTAAAAACTTGAAAGAAATTACTAAAGAAGCAGATATACTTGTAGCTGCTATAGGAAAAGCAAATTTTGTAAAGCGTGACATGGTTAAAAAAGGTGCTACAGTTATAGATGTAGGTATCAATAGAGTAGATGGTAAATTAGCTGGAGATGTAGACTTTGAAGATGTAAAAGAAACTGTAGGTCATATTACACCAGTACCAGGTGGAGTTGGACCAATGACTATAACAATGTTAATTTACAATACTGTAAAATCAGCAATGAAAGTAAAAGGAGGAAAATAG
- the ord gene encoding 2,4-diaminopentanoate dehydrogenase, with protein MQKIKVIIWGFGAMGSGMAKMLLKKKGVEIVGVCDRNEKRVGKSMFEVLGVENKDHNEVIINSDIESVMGTKPDIALVATDSFTEKTFPKLKQLLENKINVISTAEEMAYPKAQNPELSKKLDEIAKENNVSVLGTGINPGLIMDLLVVCLTGCMTDVEHIEAERVNSLSPFGAAVMEEQGVGITVDEFEKGVKDGTLAGHVGFKESINMIGDAIGWPVEKFEQQMKPIVTNVDRKSPYGFAKAGNVAGVNMTGQGYVDGEVKIDMKHPQQIEPEMEGTHTGDYIRIKGTPEVNMSIKPEVEGGLGTIAMCVNMIPHVINAPSGLKTMIDLPVPRAIMGDMRELIRK; from the coding sequence ATGCAAAAAATTAAAGTAATTATATGGGGATTTGGTGCTATGGGAAGTGGAATGGCAAAAATGTTATTAAAGAAAAAAGGTGTAGAAATAGTAGGTGTATGTGATAGAAACGAAAAAAGAGTTGGAAAAAGTATGTTTGAAGTACTAGGTGTTGAAAATAAAGATCATAATGAAGTAATAATTAATTCAGATATTGAATCAGTTATGGGTACAAAACCTGATATAGCTTTAGTTGCTACTGATTCTTTTACAGAAAAAACGTTTCCTAAACTAAAGCAATTATTAGAAAATAAAATTAATGTAATTTCTACTGCTGAAGAAATGGCATATCCTAAAGCTCAAAATCCAGAATTATCTAAGAAACTAGATGAAATAGCTAAAGAAAATAATGTTTCTGTATTAGGTACAGGCATTAATCCAGGGTTAATAATGGATTTACTAGTAGTGTGTCTTACAGGATGTATGACAGATGTTGAACATATTGAAGCAGAAAGAGTTAATAGTCTTTCTCCATTTGGTGCAGCTGTAATGGAGGAACAAGGAGTAGGCATAACAGTTGATGAATTTGAAAAAGGTGTTAAAGATGGAACATTAGCAGGGCATGTGGGATTTAAAGAATCAATTAATATGATAGGTGATGCAATTGGATGGCCTGTTGAAAAATTTGAACAACAAATGAAGCCAATTGTTACTAATGTAGATAGAAAATCTCCTTATGGATTTGCAAAAGCAGGTAATGTTGCAGGTGTTAACATGACAGGTCAAGGTTATGTTGATGGAGAAGTAAAAATTGATATGAAACATCCTCAGCAAATAGAACCTGAAATGGAAGGAACTCATACTGGAGATTATATAAGAATTAAAGGAACGCCAGAAGTTAATATGTCTATAAAACCAGAAGTTGAAGGTGGACTTGGAACTATAGCTATGTGTGTAAATATGATTCCACATGTTATAAACGCTCCATCAGGTCTTAAAACAATGATAGATTTACCAGTTCCAAGAGCAATTATGGGAGATATGAGAGAATTAATAAGAAAGTAG
- the ortB gene encoding 2-amino-4-oxopentanoate thiolase subunit OrtB, which yields MNKDMSYKSVMERKNEIMKKAVGIDYQAFETEGIRFDYNDMMRKTGYDLSEIQRTQKETGIGNTPLLELKNITKLARKFAPEGKGARIFIKDEASNPSGSYKARRAATSVYHAKKNGYKGVIAATSGNYGAAVASQAAMLGLKCIIVQECYDSRGVGQPEIVEKARKCEAYGAEVLQLTVGPELFYTFLKLLEETGYFNASLYTPFGIAGVETLGYEIAMQFRELEGRDPDVVVATNAGGGNLTGTARGLIKAGADNVEIIGASVNLKGLHMASDTQFNKKSFTTGHTGFGIPFATWPDRSDVPRSAARPLRYMDRYVTVNQGEVFYITEALAQVEGLERGPAGNTSLAAAFSIAQELDEDKIIVVQETEYTGAGKHIQPQLSFAKDNGVDIKIGDPKDEVAGENIILPKDPSFIKVDDLDLEKIKKSYIKNCLKNNEGIEITEKDIEFLAEDTKSSKEFVKRTIQNLKDN from the coding sequence ATGAATAAAGATATGAGCTATAAATCAGTAATGGAAAGAAAAAATGAAATAATGAAAAAAGCTGTAGGAATAGATTATCAAGCTTTTGAAACTGAAGGAATACGTTTCGATTACAATGATATGATGCGTAAAACTGGATATGACCTATCTGAAATTCAGAGAACACAAAAAGAAACAGGAATTGGAAATACGCCACTTTTAGAATTGAAAAATATCACTAAACTTGCAAGAAAATTTGCACCTGAAGGAAAAGGGGCTAGAATATTTATAAAAGATGAAGCTTCAAATCCATCAGGTAGTTATAAAGCAAGACGAGCAGCTACTAGTGTATATCATGCTAAAAAAAATGGTTATAAAGGTGTTATAGCAGCAACAAGTGGTAATTATGGTGCAGCTGTTGCAAGTCAAGCAGCTATGCTTGGACTTAAATGTATAATAGTTCAAGAATGTTACGATTCTAGAGGAGTAGGTCAACCAGAAATAGTAGAAAAAGCAAGAAAGTGTGAAGCATATGGAGCAGAAGTATTACAATTAACTGTAGGACCAGAATTGTTCTATACATTTTTAAAATTGCTTGAAGAAACAGGATATTTTAATGCTTCATTATATACACCATTTGGTATAGCAGGTGTAGAAACATTAGGATATGAAATTGCTATGCAATTTAGAGAATTAGAAGGAAGAGATCCTGATGTTGTAGTTGCAACAAATGCAGGAGGAGGAAATCTTACAGGAACAGCAAGAGGACTTATAAAAGCAGGAGCTGATAATGTTGAAATTATAGGGGCAAGTGTAAATTTAAAAGGTCTTCACATGGCTAGTGATACACAATTTAATAAAAAATCATTCACTACAGGACATACAGGATTTGGTATTCCATTTGCAACATGGCCTGATAGATCTGATGTACCTCGTTCTGCTGCAAGACCTTTAAGATATATGGATAGATATGTAACAGTTAATCAAGGTGAAGTATTTTATATTACAGAAGCATTAGCTCAAGTTGAGGGTCTTGAAAGAGGACCAGCTGGAAATACCTCTTTAGCTGCAGCATTTTCTATAGCACAAGAATTAGATGAAGATAAAATTATAGTAGTACAAGAAACTGAATATACAGGAGCAGGAAAACATATTCAACCTCAACTATCTTTTGCAAAGGATAATGGAGTAGACATAAAAATAGGTGATCCTAAGGATGAAGTCGCAGGTGAAAATATAATCTTACCAAAGGATCCAAGTTTTATAAAAGTTGATGATTTGGACTTAGAAAAAATTAAAAAGTCTTATATCAAAAATTGCTTAAAAAATAATGAAGGTATTGAAATTACAGAAAAAGATATAGAGTTTTTAGCTGAAGATACAAAATCAAGTAAAGAATTTGTAAAAAGAACAATTCAAAACTTGAAAGACAATTAA
- a CDS encoding sigma-54 interaction domain-containing protein, whose translation MKNILEYLDEGIHVIDSEGKTILYNKSMEKIEGIEPENILGKQLLELFPSLDEKTSTLLTVIKNGRPIVNRSQTYLNYKGKKISSVNTTIPLFNDNDLIGAVEIGKDITKIKKLSEELIELRNELTNKEKLKTEDKMRKYTFDHIIGKSESIKKAIRIAKKASNSSSSVLIYGETGTGKELFSQSIHYSGTRSNKPFIAQNCAALPEQLLEGLLFGTVKGGFTGAIDRPGLFEQANGGTLLLDEIDSMGMILQSKLLRVLQEGYIRRVGGLNDISIDVKIIATTNQPPLESIKSGNLRKDLYFRLNVIYIDIPPLRKRIGDLKLLINEFIKKFNFKLDKDVWMISREVMDLFNNYSWPGNIRELENMIEGGMNFVENDEHVLHIEHFPDYISDFKNIRKRESKEEFDIEIRNSLQNTINDIEKKIIERELNENDYNISQTARNLNIKRQTLQHKIKRYNLK comes from the coding sequence TTGAAAAATATTTTAGAGTATTTAGATGAAGGCATTCATGTTATAGACAGTGAAGGTAAAACTATATTATATAATAAATCTATGGAAAAAATAGAAGGAATTGAGCCTGAGAATATTCTTGGAAAACAATTATTAGAGTTATTTCCTTCTTTAGATGAAAAGACTAGTACTTTACTTACAGTAATAAAAAATGGAAGGCCAATTGTAAATAGGAGCCAGACATATTTAAATTATAAAGGCAAAAAAATATCTTCTGTTAATACAACAATCCCTTTATTTAATGATAATGATTTAATAGGAGCAGTGGAAATTGGAAAAGATATAACAAAGATAAAAAAGTTATCAGAAGAATTAATTGAATTAAGAAATGAATTAACTAACAAAGAAAAATTAAAAACTGAAGATAAAATGAGAAAATATACATTTGATCATATTATAGGGAAATCAGAATCTATTAAAAAGGCCATAAGAATAGCAAAAAAAGCATCTAATTCATCTTCTAGTGTTTTAATATATGGTGAAACTGGAACTGGAAAAGAACTATTTTCTCAGAGTATTCATTATTCTGGTACAAGAAGCAATAAACCTTTTATTGCCCAGAATTGTGCAGCACTTCCAGAACAACTTTTAGAGGGGTTATTGTTTGGAACAGTAAAAGGTGGTTTTACAGGTGCAATTGATAGACCAGGACTTTTTGAACAAGCAAATGGAGGTACTCTTCTTCTTGATGAAATAGACTCTATGGGAATGATATTACAATCTAAATTATTAAGAGTATTACAGGAAGGTTATATCAGAAGAGTAGGAGGACTTAATGATATATCTATTGATGTTAAAATTATTGCTACAACTAATCAGCCACCATTAGAATCTATAAAGAGTGGAAACTTAAGAAAAGATTTATATTTTAGATTAAATGTAATATACATTGATATTCCTCCACTAAGAAAAAGAATTGGAGACTTAAAGTTATTAATAAATGAATTCATAAAAAAATTTAATTTTAAATTGGATAAAGATGTATGGATGATATCTAGAGAAGTTATGGACTTATTTAATAATTATAGTTGGCCTGGGAATATAAGAGAATTAGAAAATATGATTGAAGGTGGAATGAATTTTGTTGAAAATGATGAACACGTACTTCATATTGAACATTTTCCTGATTACATAAGTGATTTTAAAAATATAAGAAAAAGGGAATCTAAAGAAGAATTTGATATAGAAATAAGAAATTCTTTGCAAAATACAATTAATGATATTGAGAAAAAAATCATAGAAAGGGAATTAAATGAAAATGATTATAATATATCTCAAACAGCAAGAAATTTAAATATCAAAAGACAAACATTACAACATAAAATAAAAAGATATAATCTCAAATAA
- the pnpS gene encoding two-component system histidine kinase PnpS has translation MKRRVFIIFSILILIGVIATGSLSISLVRENYIDNIEKRMISNARLINSFLTNNINDSIDLNEIAEQYAQEIDSRITIIDINGNVVGDSHANIENLESHINRPEIKKALGGKIGISQRYSNSLNTEMYYVSIPFEQKNSNIAAIRLSLPLKYINKYTKKIYMNIIISAFTGLFIAIILAIRYINKLTYPIEQFTKITRNISKGKYGEKVRINNDDELGILAESFNIMSMELSEKIEELKNSNTNLRAILKSMLNGVIALDTNNNIMYINPSAEKMFSIKNELVKNQSLFEVIQNRELNNALEDLFYKDNKESIEISINHPLTNILKVYTSPITYQDNPNRKIGTLIILEDITEMRKLETMRKDFVANVSHELKTPLTSIKGFIETLKSGAVEDEKLRDKFLNIIDEETYRLNNLIEDLLILTDIENSKNKIKHEMINPNTSINEVIEFLTELAVEKNITIVDKVNGNLPVIYGNRGWFKQMLINLIDNAIKYTKPNGKIKITAYNVSDQLIISIKDNGIGIEKEYLDRLFERFFRVDKARSKKVAGTGLGLAIVKHIVIQFNGDIKVKSEIGKGTEFKIILPIRNK, from the coding sequence ATGAAAAGAAGAGTATTTATAATTTTTTCTATATTAATTTTAATTGGAGTAATAGCCACTGGATCTTTATCAATAAGTTTAGTTAGAGAAAATTATATTGATAATATAGAAAAAAGAATGATATCTAATGCACGGCTTATTAATTCATTTTTAACGAATAATATTAATGATTCTATTGATTTAAATGAAATAGCAGAACAATATGCACAAGAAATAGATAGCAGGATAACAATTATAGATATAAATGGAAATGTTGTAGGAGATTCTCATGCAAACATAGAAAATCTTGAAAGTCATATAAATAGACCAGAAATAAAAAAAGCCTTAGGTGGTAAAATAGGTATTAGTCAAAGATATAGTAATTCTCTCAATACTGAAATGTATTATGTATCTATTCCTTTCGAGCAAAAAAACTCAAATATTGCTGCTATAAGACTATCTCTTCCCTTAAAATACATTAATAAATACACAAAAAAAATATATATGAATATCATAATTTCAGCATTTACTGGTCTTTTTATAGCTATAATATTAGCTATAAGATATATTAATAAATTGACTTATCCTATAGAACAATTTACTAAAATAACAAGGAATATTAGTAAAGGAAAGTATGGTGAAAAAGTTAGGATAAATAATGATGATGAACTAGGGATATTAGCAGAAAGCTTTAATATTATGAGTATGGAATTAAGTGAAAAGATAGAAGAACTTAAAAATAGCAATACAAACTTAAGAGCAATACTCAAGAGTATGCTCAATGGTGTTATAGCATTAGATACAAATAATAATATAATGTATATAAATCCATCAGCTGAAAAAATGTTTTCTATAAAAAATGAATTGGTTAAAAATCAAAGTTTATTTGAAGTCATTCAAAATAGGGAATTAAATAATGCTTTAGAAGATTTATTTTATAAAGATAATAAAGAAAGTATAGAAATTTCTATTAATCATCCTTTAACTAATATTTTAAAAGTATATACAAGTCCAATAACATATCAAGATAATCCAAATAGAAAAATAGGTACACTTATAATATTAGAAGATATAACTGAGATGAGAAAACTTGAAACTATGAGAAAAGATTTTGTAGCTAATGTTAGTCATGAGTTAAAAACTCCTCTTACTTCTATAAAAGGATTTATAGAAACATTGAAATCAGGAGCAGTAGAAGATGAAAAGTTAAGGGATAAGTTTTTAAATATTATTGATGAAGAAACTTATAGATTAAACAATTTAATTGAAGATTTATTAATACTTACAGATATAGAAAATAGTAAGAATAAAATAAAGCATGAAATGATTAATCCTAATACATCTATAAATGAAGTTATAGAGTTTCTAACTGAACTAGCAGTTGAAAAGAATATTACAATTGTAGATAAAGTAAATGGTAACTTGCCAGTTATATATGGAAACAGAGGTTGGTTTAAGCAAATGCTTATAAATTTAATTGATAATGCGATAAAATATACTAAACCAAATGGAAAAATAAAAATAACTGCATATAATGTAAGTGATCAATTAATTATTTCGATAAAAGATAATGGGATAGGAATAGAAAAAGAATATTTAGATAGATTATTTGAAAGGTTTTTTAGGGTTGATAAAGCACGCTCAAAAAAGGTTGCTGGTACAGGCTTAGGCCTTGCTATAGTAAAGCATATTGTAATTCAATTTAATGGAGATATAAAGGTTAAAAGTGAAATAGGTAAAGGTACTGAATTTAAGATAATATTACCTATTAGAAATAAATAA
- the ortA gene encoding 2-amino-4-oxopentanoate thiolase subunit OrtA produces the protein MAKKGDWVRIYNIVLKSSERAPQVPDDTKKVPLEMWDKGFLINENAEIGDQVEVETYIGRRIKGELLEVDPYYTHSYGKSVPELLYIGRQLRGILEGGEDNE, from the coding sequence ATGGCAAAAAAAGGTGATTGGGTAAGAATATATAATATAGTCTTAAAATCAAGTGAGAGAGCCCCACAAGTACCTGATGATACAAAAAAAGTACCACTTGAAATGTGGGACAAGGGATTTTTGATAAATGAAAATGCTGAAATAGGAGACCAAGTGGAAGTTGAAACATATATAGGGAGAAGGATAAAAGGAGAATTATTAGAAGTTGATCCATATTATACTCATAGTTATGGAAAATCTGTTCCAGAATTACTCTATATAGGGAGACAACTAAGAGGTATCTTAGAAGGTGGTGAAGATAATGAATAA
- a CDS encoding response regulator yields the protein MSYKKILVVDDEEHIVELLKYNLENNSYNVITAFDGEQAYNKAIEESPDLILLDIMLPVLDGVEVCKKLKKNKTSENIPIIMLTAKSEETDKVLGLEIGADDYMTKPFNIRELIARIKAVLRRTNNSTESSKNILKIDNIIIDIESYEVKVDNEIIDLTFKEFELLKLLSENRGKVLSRNFLLDKIWGYDFYGETRTVDVHIRHLRKKLKLKDDVIETIRGVGYKIK from the coding sequence ATGAGTTATAAAAAAATATTAGTAGTAGATGATGAAGAACATATAGTAGAGCTGCTAAAATATAATTTAGAAAATAATAGTTATAATGTTATTACTGCATTTGATGGGGAACAAGCATACAATAAAGCAATAGAGGAAAGTCCTGATTTGATTCTTCTAGATATTATGTTGCCGGTTTTAGATGGAGTTGAAGTATGTAAAAAATTAAAAAAGAATAAAACATCTGAAAATATTCCTATAATTATGTTAACTGCTAAATCAGAAGAAACTGATAAAGTTTTAGGATTAGAGATAGGTGCAGATGATTATATGACAAAGCCTTTTAATATTAGGGAACTAATTGCTAGAATAAAGGCTGTATTAAGAAGAACTAATAATAGCACTGAATCTAGCAAAAATATATTGAAAATAGATAATATTATTATTGATATAGAAAGTTATGAAGTCAAGGTAGATAATGAGATTATAGATTTAACATTTAAGGAATTTGAGCTTTTAAAGTTACTGTCAGAAAATAGAGGTAAAGTTTTATCGAGAAACTTTTTACTTGATAAAATATGGGGATATGATTTTTATGGAGAAACTAGAACTGTAGATGTTCATATAAGACATTTAAGAAAAAAATTAAAACTTAAAGATGATGTTATTGAAACCATAAGAGGTGTAGGGTATAAAATTAAATAA